The Acidimicrobiia bacterium genome includes a window with the following:
- a CDS encoding DUF126 domain-containing protein, with product MSTRSLLPGVASGLALVLDEPLSMWGGLDPGTGAIIDARHPQLSEVVTGRVLVMPGGRGSSSSSSVLAEAIRLGTSPAAIVLSIPDDIVLVGAIVAEELYGITCPVVVVDRALFDRLKTGMELEVTETGVFGI from the coding sequence ATGAGCACCCGCAGCCTGCTTCCTGGCGTCGCCTCGGGCCTTGCGCTCGTGCTCGACGAGCCGCTTTCGATGTGGGGAGGCCTCGACCCGGGTACGGGAGCAATCATCGACGCCCGCCATCCCCAGCTCAGCGAGGTGGTCACCGGGCGGGTGCTGGTGATGCCCGGAGGCCGGGGATCATCGTCGTCCTCCAGCGTTCTGGCCGAGGCGATCCGCCTCGGCACCTCTCCGGCGGCGATCGTCCTGTCCATCCCCGACGACATCGTGCTGGTCGGCGCCATCGTCGCCGAGGAGCTCTACGGGATCACCTGCCCGGTCGTCGTTGTCGACCGGGCGCTGTTCGATCGACTCAAGACGGGAATGGAGCTGGAAGTTACGGAGACCGGAGTCTTTGGGATCTAG